The following is a genomic window from Desulfosoma caldarium.
GGCCTCGGCCCCGAGATCCCACAAGGCCGCCCGCGTGACCACCTACCTGGCCCTGGAATACGTGGAACTTTACGCCACGACGTGGGGTGTGGGCACATGCTGGGCGGGATACGTCAACGCCTTTGCCATGGAACGCCCTGACCTGGGGCACTTTCTGGGCCTTTCTGAAGACCACGCCGTCATGGGCTGTCTGATGGCCGGCTATCCCGAGGTGCGCTTTCGACGGCTTCCGGAACGCGATCCCCTGCAGGTGCGCTGGTGGCCGGGGGCCCACTGAAATTGTGCATTTTGTGCAAAAAATACTTGCACACTTTTTTCGCCCATCGTAAGGTTCGCCGCGATACCTCAGCACGAAGGCGTCCGCGCCTTTGGCACCAACGCGCCGGCCCCGGTCAACTCGGCCTTTTTATCCGGCGCGTAAAGCTCTTCAGGCGCCATGGCGCGGATGGACGGCGCGGCGGGCCCCGTTTTACGGGCGCCTTGCCTTGAAAACCTTTGCGGAAAAGGTCCAAAAGGTCCCGAGATTTCGGAGCGCGCTTGGCCGTATCAGGAATCGCCCCGGTGGGGCGGTTGGATACCCATGGAGGAAAAGCTATGCATGCACAACCCCTTGGATCGATCATGGTGGTGGGAGGTGGCATTGCGGGCATTCAAGCCACCCTGGATTTGGCCGATTCCGGCTACAAAGTCATCCTTGTGGAAAAATCTTCGGGCATCGGCGGGGTCATGGCCCAGCTGGACAAGACCTTTCCCACCAACGACTGTGCCATGTGAATTATCGCGCCCAAGCTGGTCGAGGTCGGCCGCCATCTCAACGTCGAACTGCTTACCCTTTCCGAAATCGTCCACGTCACGGGATCTTTAGGACACTTTCAGGTCACGGTGCATCAGCGCCCACGATATGTGGACATGGACAAGTGCATCGCCTGCGGGCTGTGCGCCGAAAAATGTCCGAAAAAAGTGGATGACCCCTTTAACATGGGCCGAGGCAAGCGCAAAGCGGCGTACATCAAGTACGGCCAAGCCGTCCCCTTGAAATACGCCATCGATGCCGACCACTGTCTTTACCTGACTCGAGGCAAGTGTCGCGCCTGCGAAAAGTTCTGTCCCACGGGCGCCATCAACTTTCAGGACACGGATAAGACGTTCACCATGGATGTGGGGGCCGTAATTGTGGCCGCGGGCTTTGAGCCCTTTGACCCCACGCGGTTGGATACGTACGGTTACGGCCACATTCGTGATGTGGTGACCGGCTTGGAATACGAGCGTTTGTTGGCCTCCAACGGGCCTTATCAGGGTCATCTCGTGCGCCCTTCCGATGAGCAGGAACCTCGGCGAATCGCCTGGATACAGTGCGTCGGGTCGCGCAATATTCATCAGTGCACCAACGCCTATTGCTCAAGCGTCTGCTGCATGTATGCCATCAAACAGGCCCTGGTGACGGCCGAGCACTGCAGCGGCAACGATCTGCAGCACGCCGTCTTTTACATGGACATGCGCACGCACGGAAAGGAATTTGAACGCTACCTGATGCATGCCCAAGAGGTGGGCGTGCGGTTCATTCGAGCCCGCCCCCATACCATCGAACCCGGGCCGGACAACAAAGGGGCGGTGATCCAGTACGTGGACGACACGGGGCACGCCGTCTCGGAAGCCTTTGACATGGTGGTCTTGTCCATCGGCTTGGAAGCGCCCAAAGATGCGCAAAGCCTGGCCGCCGCGCTGGGCATTGAGCTCACGGCCCATCGGTTTGCCAAGACTTCGGGCTTCAATCCGGTCACCACAACCCGCCCCGGCATCTACGCCACCGGCGCCTTTCATGGGCCCAAAGCCATTCCCCACGCGGTGACGGAAGCCTCCACGGCGGCGGCCGAAGGCGCGCGCGCTCTGTGGACCGCTCGAGGAAGCCTCACCCGCGCCAAGACCTACCCCGAGGAACGCGAAGTGAGTGGAGAACCGCCGAGAATCGGTGTTTTTGTTTGTTCGTGCGGCATCAACATCGCCAACACGGTGGATGTCAAGGCGGTGGCCGAGTACGCCCGAACGCTTCCTCACGTGGTTCACGTGGAAAACAATTTGTTCACCTGTTCGGCGGACACGCAGATTCTTATCGCGCAAAAGATCAAGGAAATGGGGCTGAACCGCATTGTGGTGGCCGCGTGCACGCCGCGAACCCACGAACCCCTATTTCAAGACACCCTGCGCGAAGCGGGACTCAACCCCTTTCTGGTGGAAATGGCCAACATTCGCAATCAGAACGCCTGGGTTCATCAGCAGGATTCACAAAAAGCCACGGAAAAGGCCAAGGATCAGGTGCGCATGGCCGTGGCCAAAGCGGCCCTCAACGCCCCGATCAGCCGTCTCAAGGTCAATGTGATTCAAAAGGCCTTGGTGGTGGGAGGCGGCGTGGCTGGGATGAACGCGGCGCTGTATCTGGCGGACCAAGGCTTTCAGGCCGTCTTGGTGGAAAAAGCGGACCGGTTGGGAGGCCATGCCTGGAATCTTCTGGAAAACGATCAAGGGGAACCGGTCCGGCCCATGCTGGAAGCGCTCATCGCCCAGGTGGAAAACCATCCCCGCATCACGGTCCTGAAATCGGCGCAGCTCAAGACGGTGGAAGGTTCCGTGGGTAGTTTTCGAAGCCTCGTGAGCGTCAACGGAGAAGAACGGGAAATCCTTTACGGCGCCGCGGTGTTAGCTCTGGGAGGCCGTCAGGCCGAGCCGGACGAATACCTTTACGGCCAGGATTCCCGCGTGATGACACATCTTCAATGGGATGCGTTCATGGCTGAGCAACCGGACGCGGTGCGTGCGGCTCACCGTGCCGTGTTCATTCAGTGTGTGGGATCGCGCGAACCACGGCGCCCCTATTGTTCGCGGCTCTGCTGCACGCATACGGTCAAGAGCGCCCTTCGCATGAAGGCCATGAACCCCGATATGGACATTTACGTTCTGTATCGGGACATGCGCACCTACGGCATGCGGGAAGAGCTCTACCAAAAGGCTCGAGCCATGGGTGTTGTGTTCGTTCAATACACGCTGGGCACAAAGCCTCAGGTGGCGGTCCACAACGGGGCCTTACAGGTTGAGGTGCTTGATCCCATTTTGCAGCGCAGGCTGCGCATCCCCGCCGATTATGTGGTCTTGGCCACAGCCATCGAACCCAACGCCACCCACGATGCGGTCGATCTTTTCAAGTGCAGCGTCAACGCCGACGGCTTTCTCACCGAAGCCCATCCCAAGCTGCGTCCCGTGGACCTCACGGTAGACGGCCTTTTTGTGGCCGGCCTGTGCCATTATCCCAAGCCCCTGGACGAAACCATTGCGCAGGCGCGAGCCGCAGCCTCTCGAGCGGCCGTGCTGCTTTCCAAAGAAGAGATGCAGCTGGACGCCATCAAATCCTACGTCACGGAAAAATGCGACGGCTGCGCCCTGTGCCTGGATGTCTGCCCGTACCACGCCATTGCCTTGGAGGAGGTCAAAGGATCGGCGGTGCGTCGGCGCATTCGAACCGACCCGGCCTTGTGCAAGGGCTGCGGGCTTTGTGAAGCGACGTGTCCCAAAGGGGGCGTCCTGGTGCACGGCTTTACCCTGAACCAGTTGGCAGCGCAGATCGACGCCTTGTTGGCTGAAGTTTGTTAAATTCCATCAATGGTGCAGGATCGATCCAGAACAAGGACCCTGCGGCCCACAAAGGAGCGCATTCGATGAACGAAACCTTTGAACCCGTGATCGTCGGTTTTCTATGCAACTGGTGCGCCTATGCCGGCGGGGATCTGGCCGGTGTCTCCCGGCTTCAATACCCCCCAAACATGAGGCCCATACGGGTCATGTGTTCGGGCATGGTGCCTCCGGACCTCATTGCCAGAGCGCTGCTCAAGGGTGCCGACGGCGTTCTGGTTATGGGCTGACACCTGGGCGAATGTCATTACCTGGACGGTAATAAAAAAGCCCTGGCCCGAAGCCACGCCGTACGCATCGCCCTGGAAAACCTCGGCATCGACCCGCAACGGTTCGCCATTGAATGGGTTTCCTCCGCCGAAGCCCCGCGGTTTGCCCAACTGGTGACCCGGTTTACGGAAAAGGTTCGAGCCCTCGGCCCCAATCCTTTAAAGGAATCGGGGGCGGGCCAAGCCCGGTGCGCCTGAAAGGAGGAGCGGCAATGAAAACTTTTTTCCATTTGCTCCAAGAGGTGATCAAGCCGGGATTGTGTCATCGATGCGGCGGCTGCGTCTCCCTATGCACTTCCGTCAACTACGGCGCCCTGGAAATCGGCGAAGATGGCCGCCCTCGGTACAAAGACGTGGAAAAATGCATCGAATGCGGCCTGTGCCACGCGGTCTGCCCCGAAATCGACGAATTGGAGCCGGAGACACGCCACCGCCTGAGTTGGAGCGCCCCCATTGGGCGCGTTCTGAGCGCGGGCGTCGCCCGCGCTTCAGACGCCGCAGTG
Proteins encoded in this region:
- a CDS encoding FAD-dependent oxidoreductase, which produces MHAQPLGSIMVVGGGIAGIQATLDLADSGYKVILVEKSSGIGGVMAQLDKTFPTNDCAMUIIAPKLVEVGRHLNVELLTLSEIVHVTGSLGHFQVTVHQRPRYVDMDKCIACGLCAEKCPKKVDDPFNMGRGKRKAAYIKYGQAVPLKYAIDADHCLYLTRGKCRACEKFCPTGAINFQDTDKTFTMDVGAVIVAAGFEPFDPTRLDTYGYGHIRDVVTGLEYERLLASNGPYQGHLVRPSDEQEPRRIAWIQCVGSRNIHQCTNAYCSSVCCMYAIKQALVTAEHCSGNDLQHAVFYMDMRTHGKEFERYLMHAQEVGVRFIRARPHTIEPGPDNKGAVIQYVDDTGHAVSEAFDMVVLSIGLEAPKDAQSLAAALGIELTAHRFAKTSGFNPVTTTRPGIYATGAFHGPKAIPHAVTEASTAAAEGARALWTARGSLTRAKTYPEEREVSGEPPRIGVFVCSCGINIANTVDVKAVAEYARTLPHVVHVENNLFTCSADTQILIAQKIKEMGLNRIVVAACTPRTHEPLFQDTLREAGLNPFLVEMANIRNQNAWVHQQDSQKATEKAKDQVRMAVAKAALNAPISRLKVNVIQKALVVGGGVAGMNAALYLADQGFQAVLVEKADRLGGHAWNLLENDQGEPVRPMLEALIAQVENHPRITVLKSAQLKTVEGSVGSFRSLVSVNGEEREILYGAAVLALGGRQAEPDEYLYGQDSRVMTHLQWDAFMAEQPDAVRAAHRAVFIQCVGSREPRRPYCSRLCCTHTVKSALRMKAMNPDMDIYVLYRDMRTYGMREELYQKARAMGVVFVQYTLGTKPQVAVHNGALQVEVLDPILQRRLRIPADYVVLATAIEPNATHDAVDLFKCSVNADGFLTEAHPKLRPVDLTVDGLFVAGLCHYPKPLDETIAQARAAASRAAVLLSKEEMQLDAIKSYVTEKCDGCALCLDVCPYHAIALEEVKGSAVRRRIRTDPALCKGCGLCEATCPKGGVLVHGFTLNQLAAQIDALLAEVC
- a CDS encoding hydrogenase iron-sulfur subunit, which encodes MNETFEPVIVGFLCNWCAYAGGDLAGVSRLQYPPNMRPIRVMCSGMVPPDLIARALLKGADGVLVMGUHLGECHYLDGNKKALARSHAVRIALENLGIDPQRFAIEWVSSAEAPRFAQLVTRFTEKVRALGPNPLKESGAGQARCA